A region from the Macrobrachium rosenbergii isolate ZJJX-2024 chromosome 32, ASM4041242v1, whole genome shotgun sequence genome encodes:
- the LOC136855568 gene encoding uncharacterized protein has product MTTTTTVTIGAAQLAGAVGLGIASLAAQALVGTVVGGIGRGLGGGSSRRSHNRYGRDLKGEREALDNLLEMVFLQDGSGCGMKLVCDLAGKEEDELAQEDLNILALVGPGVAPGEDLLPKSGADVYRNARYIGRTGAPCDNIFASCPINGTEIKGITQKFLHLGT; this is encoded by the exons ATGACTACCACCACGACCGTCACCATTGGGGCTGCTCAGCTTGCCGGCGCTGTAGGCCTAGGAATTGCCAGTTTAGCTGCTCAAGCACTCGTAG GCACAGTCGTTGGTGGGATAGGAAGAGGCCTCGGCGGAGGGAGCAGCAGGAGATCCCATAACCGCTACGGTCGTGATTTGAAGGGCGAGAGAGAAGCCCTGGACAACCTGCTGGAGATGGTCTTCCTTCAGGACGGATCTGGTTGCGGCATGAAGCTGGTCTGCGACCTGGCCGGCAAGGAAGAAGACGAGCTGGCCCAGGAGGACCTCAACATTCTGGCACTCGTCGG GCCTGGAGTGGCACCTGGGGAGGACCTATTACCGAAAAGTGGCGCCGATGTTTACAGGAATGCCAGGTACATTGGACGGACTGGTGCCCCTTGTGACAACATTTTCGCCTCCTGCCCCATCAATGGCACCGAAATTAAGGGAATTACTCAGAAATTCTTGCATTTGGGTACTTGA